A single genomic interval of Eurosta solidaginis isolate ZX-2024a chromosome 3, ASM4086904v1, whole genome shotgun sequence harbors:
- the Fbl6 gene encoding F-box/LRR-repeat protein 6: protein MEIEHISASPSNSSDDTAIQQQQRESQISIVPKDISKVSNDGENKSKQKNNKAKAEPREGKTRHMLYNNAGTENPLSGTCATEDTRDYNIADSLSKPLKSKTNIASGSVKTNHAKKNNKHEVNAAASNKEPDCTANIWKEPKGTAIDTNALITLNNSQHTAGVDNDEGEDDDSQKEDTSMASDNIDNSRSPLIQSQTPPIRQPAPRKTEQATTKSASIMQAMGVAASIVVAAAGINATIPDTIISPPKSDTTQTDDANTATSSSPASDSQLSPGAVVGARVTGSEVLASAAILQVATENTQKSGAIATNDTASKSATKRSASASSSAVKNDEDAGGGGKRVVQPINVIANGTIPKSSGKPHMLAMNKKLKEKAARTPRQRKQKPIVPIYESELSDNKTGIKLCIKKSDSSGNLSASAGAATPPMTGVRSTSSASNAASTASGKQTSRKRSRKAKSKARLDSDESDIELTSGGKRGKKDKSVGQKKVSATSVEEQGEKYRASVEQGDWGARIPQEILYKIFEILIDREGCLPTLCRLGRVCSLWRNVSLTPTLWKSMDLSAWIKEKYRTELKLKWFVDNRCSECTDLNVANWKMTDINCFLNKLAVGCPNITSITLSGWKNFTCDHLAYLTENMQKLQRLDLSSVNVEMNASKSAVGPQSLCNALQTMNGRLTHIYLAHNRLAGIPQIVTTLATHCPNLLNLDLSNVTTQATSHGILHIEKLQHGCPKLKVLRVTNSHITWSNASLQETMDSPGFPDLEELSVAALTDESRVIGDDHLQRILKTSSKLKLLDVRGCARLTHESLIRLPAWDIKHLYLSGCSVTRDGSGLELIASKWAHSLIELDLAWANVQQPLDNALRALAEKGNESPLAHLNLCGSSVSDDAVKEILANCVHMSSINLASCRGLPRGVKRLMQGQQELQELREVLKVQMKFKLPAQIKHEQEEERRQRAKESGAIAADGDSGGGDGSVGNSQTN, encoded by the exons ATGGAAATAGAACATATTTCGGCGAGTCCATCTAATAGTAGCGATGATActgcaatacaacaacaacaaagagaaTCTCAGATATCTATTGTGCCGAAAGATATTTCCAAAGTTTCAAATGACGGAGAGAATAAAAGCAAGCAAAAAAATAACAAAGCTAAAGCAGAACCAAGAGAAGGCAAAACAAGACATATGCTATATAATAATGCAGGAACCGAAAATCCCCTGAGTGGTACTTGTGCGACCGAAGATACACGCGATTACAATATAGCTGATAGCTTATCTAAACCGCTGAAAAGCAAAACAAATATCGCAAGTGGTAGCGTAAAAACGAATCACGCtaagaaaaataataaacacGAAGTAAATGCGGCTGCTTCTAATAAGGAACCTGATTGTACCGCGAATATTTGGAAAGAACCAAAAGGGACAGCAATTGATACAAATGCTTTAATTACATTAAACAACTCCCAGCACACTGCTGGTGTTGACAATGATGAAGGTGAGGATGATGACAGCCAAAAAGAAGATACATCAATGGCATCTGATAACATTGACAATTCTCGTTCACCATTAATACAGTCCCAAACGCCGCCAATCAGACAGCCAGCACCAAGAAAAACagaacaagcaacaacaaaaagtgcATCTATTATGCAGGCAATGGGGGTAGCCGCGTCTATAGTTGTTGCCGCTGCTGGTATAAATGCTACCATTCCAGATACAATAATCTCTCCACCCAAGTCAGATACAACACAAACAGATGATGCTAACACAGCAACATCTTCTTCACCAGCATCAGACTCACAATTATCTCCAGGCGCTGTAGTTGGTGCAAGAGTAACAGGCTCAGAAGTCTTAGCATCAGCAGCTATATTACAAGTAGCTACTGAAAATACACAAAAATCAGGAGCTATAGCTACTAATGATACTGCATCTAAATCAGCTACAAAAAGATCAGCTTCGGCAAGTAGCAGCGCGGTAAAGAACGATGAGGATGCTGGTGGTGGTGGTAAACGCGTCGTACAACCTATAAATGTGATTGCTAATGGTACCATACCCAAGTCAAGCGGGAAACCGCATATGTTGGCcatgaataaaaagttaaaagaaaAGGCGGCACGTACTCCAAGACAACGTAAACAAAAACCCATAGTGCCGATATATGAAAGCGAG TTAAGCGACAATAAAACAGGAATCAAATTATGCATAAAAAAATCAGATTCATCGGGCAACTTGTCTGCCTCAGCCGGTGCTGCTACACCGCCTATGACTGGCGTCAGATCAACATCATCTGCTTCTAATGCCGCCTCAACAGCTTCTGGTAAGCAAACATCACGTAAACGCTCAagaaaagcaaaatcaaaagcgCGTCTTGATAGCGATGAAAGCGATATTGAGTTAACAAGCGGTGGGAAGCGTGGTAAAAAAGATAAGAGCGTTGGTCAAAAGAAAGTCTCAGCTACTAGCGTGGAAGAGCAGGGCGAAAAATATCGTGCTTCGGTTGAGCAAGGTGATTGGGGTGCGCGTATACCACAAGAAATATTATACAAG ATTTTCGAAATACTAATCGATCGAGAAGGTTGCTTGCCAACACTTTGTCGGCTCGGGCGCGTTTGTTCGTTATGGCGAAATGTATCGCTGACGCCAACATTGTGGAAAAGTATGGATTTATCTGCATGGATAAAGGAAAAGTACCGCACCGAGTTGAAATTGAAATGGTTCGTCGATAATCGATGCAGCGAATGCACAGATTTAAATGTTG CGAATTGGAAAATGACAGATATTAATTGTTTTCTAAACAAATTGGCTGTTGGATGCCCAAATATTACAAGCATTACCTTGTCGGGCTGGAAAAATTTCACATGCGATCATCTAGCTTATCTCACAGAGAATATGCAAAAATTGCAGCGTCTCGATTTGAGTTCGGTTAAT GTGGAAATGAATGCGAGTAAAAGTGCGGTTGGTCCGCAATCGTTATGTAATGCGTTACAAACAATGAATGGGCGATTAACGCATATTTATTTGGCGCATAATCGTTTGGCTGGTATACCGCAGATTGTAACAACTCTGGCT ACACATTGTCCCAACTTGTTGAATTTAGACCTTTCAAATGTTACTACACAAGCGACATCGCATGGTATTTTACATATTGAAAAACTACAACACGGTTGTCCGAAGTTAAAAGTTTTGCGCGTTACCAATTCACACATTACATGGAGCAATGCAAGTCTGCAAGAGACA ATGGATTCTCCCGGTTTTCCCGACCTTGAAGAACTGTCCGTTGCTGCTTTAACCGACGAATCGCGCGTAATTGGCGATGATCATTTGCAGCGCATATTAAAGACAAGCTCAAAGCTGAAATTGTTGGATGTGCGCGGTTGTGCACGACTTACGCACGAAAGTCTCATACGTTTGCCAGCATGGGATATTAAGCATTTATACTTATCCGGTTGCTCAGTAACACGTGATGG ttctggccttgagctaaTAGCATCAAAATGGGCGCACAGTCTTATCGAGCTAGATTTGGCATGGGCGAATGTACAACAACCTTTGGATAATGCATTGCGCGCATTAGCAGAAAAGGGCAACGAATCGCCTTTAGC GCATTTGAATCTCTGTGGCTCATCGGTCTCAGATGATGCAGTTAAGGAGATATTAGCAAACTGTGTGCATATGAGCTCAATAAATTTAGCATCTTGTCGTGGTTTACCACGTGGTGTTAAACGTCTTATGCAAGGTCAACAGGAGCTACAAGAACTGCGTGAAGTGCTTAAAGtgcaaatgaaatttaaattgccTGCACAAATTAAGCACGAGCAAGAAGAAGAGCGACGACAGCGCGCTAAAGAAAGTGGTGCAATTGCAGCTGATGGTGATAGTGGAGGCGGCGATGGTAGTGTTGGAAATAGTCAAACCAATTAA